In one Chitinophaga sancti genomic region, the following are encoded:
- a CDS encoding SusC/RagA family TonB-linked outer membrane protein — translation MDKCTKKRGCPLGISYPKLSVWVLFFFVAWLPYINAQTHEKKLDLTVNSQPLKDVFQYIQKNSRFLVNYSPNDVDASVRVSIRIYDATAQEVLRAALANTGYIFTQSGNTFIVTRKPEDILIRGRITDEKGEPLVGVNVRIKSGSIGTISGPEGNYFLKVPGNNPTIVFSFLGYMTRQIPVSTTQKLDVQMAPDAKALNEFVVTTALGIQREEKGLGYATTVVKGEQLTNALSNNWTDALSGKVAGLNLVRSNAGPTGSNKIILRGENNLTGDNEALIVVDGVVINNGSGRRTGIDGETPYGTGSDNMPADYGTGLNDLNSEDIESVTILKGPGAAALYGQRGANGAVIITTKAGTPRKKGLGITLNSNESIENVNRWPELQYEYGQGLDGAAYYSYGASADGASTSGTSSAYGPKFDGQLFFQYDPVTQKVGTERTLWRPYTNQLQKFFQTGKTFTNSISVDGGTDKTTARFSFTNVNNDWIVPNTGYKRNTISMAVNSKINDKLTITSKVNYTNKWSDNLPGSGYGNQSLMYWYIFWQPNANIDWLRDYWVKGQEGRAIKYPFSSYPENPFAVANEFINRTNRNGITGNVQATYNFTKDLSLLVRTSIDFAYDQRAQERPYDAGAKLPKGSYRTQNIFSMEASSDFMLKYSKRFGEDFEFTATGGGSTLTNNYNKDETRADSLTFPGIFSFSNAAGPLLTIPYRSKYSINSFYGVITGGFRDYLFLDLTARQDWTSTLATPYRTTNAGFFYPAANLSFIASDVFHLPKMINYAKLRFSASSVGSGGTSAYLTSYNYETAGSLYNGGLSAPELLTNPNLKPLRTITYELGANVQFYNNRLGIDVAVYRGNTKDQHLKRIVDRASGFTRVLINAGDVRNEGIEIALNGTPISIKNGFRWSSNIVFSANRNRIMSLADSSVVLRNGPVGGGQIVAKVGGSMGDLYGRGYQRAPDGQIIYDANTGVALLTQEVKYLGNILPKAKIGWTNDFNYKGFNLHLLFDAQYGGVAHSLTHYKMAEQGKLKETLPGRYNGIIGNGVVATSDGKYRKNDVIATDIDEYYRSHYGVDNAEGSVFRTDFIKFREARIDYTFSKGLVKRLGFQRATVGVYGRDLFIWSPWPMFDPEFGTLYGSDILQGFEIGQFPSTRTLGFNLVIGL, via the coding sequence ATGGACAAATGTACAAAAAAGCGGGGATGCCCGTTAGGGATTTCCTACCCCAAACTTTCGGTATGGGTATTATTCTTCTTTGTAGCATGGCTGCCCTACATCAATGCACAAACTCATGAGAAAAAGCTGGATCTCACGGTGAACAGCCAGCCACTGAAAGACGTATTTCAGTACATTCAGAAAAATAGCCGTTTTCTCGTCAACTATAGTCCAAACGACGTAGACGCCAGTGTGCGTGTCAGCATCAGGATCTACGACGCTACCGCACAGGAAGTACTCCGTGCTGCCCTGGCCAATACTGGTTATATCTTCACACAAAGCGGCAATACTTTCATCGTTACCCGTAAGCCTGAAGATATCCTGATCCGCGGTCGCATCACCGACGAAAAAGGCGAACCACTTGTGGGCGTAAACGTTCGTATCAAAAGCGGTAGCATAGGTACCATCTCTGGCCCGGAAGGGAATTACTTCCTGAAGGTACCGGGGAATAATCCAACTATCGTTTTCTCCTTCCTGGGTTACATGACCCGCCAGATCCCGGTGAGCACTACCCAGAAACTGGATGTGCAAATGGCACCGGATGCCAAAGCCCTGAATGAATTTGTAGTTACGACGGCCTTAGGCATCCAGCGTGAAGAGAAAGGATTGGGTTATGCAACCACGGTTGTGAAAGGTGAGCAGCTGACCAATGCCCTGTCTAATAACTGGACAGACGCGCTTTCCGGTAAGGTGGCAGGTCTGAACCTGGTTCGTTCCAATGCAGGCCCTACCGGTTCAAACAAGATCATTCTCCGTGGTGAAAATAACCTCACCGGTGATAATGAAGCCCTCATCGTTGTAGATGGTGTCGTGATCAATAATGGTAGCGGCCGTCGTACAGGTATCGATGGTGAAACACCTTATGGTACCGGTTCTGACAATATGCCGGCAGACTATGGTACAGGATTGAATGACCTGAACTCAGAAGATATTGAATCAGTTACTATTCTGAAAGGCCCCGGTGCGGCTGCATTGTACGGGCAGCGTGGGGCAAACGGTGCGGTGATCATCACCACCAAAGCAGGTACTCCCCGCAAAAAAGGTTTAGGCATTACCTTAAATTCTAACGAGTCTATCGAAAATGTAAACCGCTGGCCGGAATTACAATATGAATATGGACAGGGCCTGGATGGTGCCGCTTATTATTCTTATGGTGCGTCTGCAGATGGCGCCAGCACAAGCGGTACCAGCTCTGCCTATGGACCTAAGTTCGATGGACAGCTGTTTTTTCAATACGATCCTGTGACACAGAAAGTAGGCACGGAAAGAACGCTCTGGCGGCCCTACACCAACCAGTTACAGAAATTCTTCCAGACAGGAAAGACCTTCACCAACAGCATCAGTGTAGATGGTGGTACTGATAAAACTACCGCGCGCTTTTCATTCACGAATGTAAACAACGACTGGATCGTGCCAAACACGGGTTACAAACGTAACACGATCTCTATGGCGGTGAATTCAAAGATCAACGATAAACTGACGATCACTTCCAAAGTAAACTATACCAATAAATGGAGTGATAACCTCCCCGGATCAGGTTATGGTAACCAATCGCTGATGTATTGGTACATCTTCTGGCAACCAAATGCGAACATCGACTGGCTGCGCGACTATTGGGTAAAAGGGCAGGAGGGCCGTGCTATTAAATACCCTTTCAGTTCTTATCCTGAAAATCCTTTTGCTGTAGCAAATGAATTCATCAACCGGACCAACCGGAATGGTATTACCGGCAATGTGCAGGCTACTTACAACTTCACCAAAGACCTGAGTTTACTGGTGAGAACATCCATTGATTTTGCTTACGACCAGCGTGCCCAGGAGCGCCCATACGATGCAGGTGCGAAACTGCCTAAAGGGAGTTACCGTACGCAGAACATCTTTTCTATGGAAGCCAGCAGCGATTTCATGTTGAAATACAGCAAGCGTTTCGGGGAGGATTTTGAATTCACTGCCACTGGCGGCGGAAGTACCCTTACCAATAATTATAATAAAGATGAAACCCGCGCAGACTCACTGACCTTCCCGGGTATCTTCTCTTTCTCCAATGCTGCTGGTCCTTTATTGACCATTCCTTACAGGAGTAAATATTCGATCAATAGTTTTTATGGTGTTATCACCGGCGGCTTCAGGGATTATTTATTCCTCGACCTCACGGCGAGACAGGACTGGACCAGTACATTGGCTACACCTTATCGTACCACTAATGCCGGTTTCTTCTATCCTGCAGCCAACCTGAGTTTCATAGCGTCTGATGTATTCCATCTGCCAAAGATGATCAATTATGCCAAGCTGCGTTTCTCTGCATCCAGCGTAGGTAGCGGAGGTACATCAGCATACCTCACTTCTTACAATTATGAGACGGCAGGTAGCTTGTACAATGGTGGTTTATCTGCACCGGAATTGCTGACGAACCCCAACCTGAAACCATTGCGTACCATAACTTATGAATTAGGTGCCAATGTACAGTTCTATAACAACAGGCTGGGTATTGACGTAGCTGTGTACAGGGGGAATACTAAAGACCAGCACTTAAAGCGGATCGTAGACCGTGCATCAGGTTTTACCCGTGTACTGATCAATGCAGGTGATGTGAGAAATGAAGGGATAGAGATCGCATTGAATGGAACGCCGATCAGTATAAAGAACGGTTTCCGCTGGAGTTCAAACATCGTGTTCTCTGCAAACCGCAACCGCATTATGAGCCTGGCAGATAGTTCTGTCGTATTAAGAAATGGCCCAGTAGGCGGTGGCCAGATCGTAGCTAAGGTAGGCGGTAGCATGGGTGACCTGTATGGCCGTGGCTACCAGCGTGCTCCTGATGGGCAGATCATTTATGATGCAAATACCGGTGTAGCACTGCTGACACAGGAAGTGAAATACCTTGGTAATATCCTGCCCAAAGCAAAGATTGGCTGGACCAATGATTTCAATTATAAGGGATTTAACCTGCACCTGCTCTTCGATGCACAGTATGGTGGAGTGGCACACTCCCTCACCCATTATAAGATGGCTGAACAGGGTAAGCTGAAAGAAACCCTGCCGGGCCGTTACAATGGGATCATCGGTAATGGTGTGGTAGCAACAAGTGATGGTAAGTATCGTAAGAATGATGTGATAGCTACCGATATCGACGAATATTACCGTTCTCATTATGGAGTAGACAATGCAGAAGGTAGCGTGTTCCGTACTGACTTTATCAAATTCAGGGAAGCCCGTATCGACTATACTTTCAGCAAGGGGCTGGTGAAGCGATTGGGCTTCCAGCGCGCCACAGTAGGGGTGTATGGCCGTGATCTGTTCATCTGGTCTCCATGGCCAATGTTCGATCCTGAATTCGGTACGCTCTATGGTTCCGACATCCTGCAGGGATTTGAGATCGGCCAGTTTCCTTCTACACGTACCCTTGGTTTTAATCTGGTAATTGGACTTTAA
- a CDS encoding alpha/beta hydrolase-fold protein yields the protein MKMKLLIILLIFILSFTARAQLISFGQQDSVYSNVLNEKRPLWIYSPTPIDDTAYFQRAEYPVLYVLDGDSPFATLQTMIQALAVNEGNTVFPQMIIVGIQNTPGNRTRNMAEKPGDLNAFFEKELFPYIEKKYPTAPYRILVGHSLGGLYTTNTLLHHKELFNAYIASDPSFWFNNAALLKETPSLLAQDFSEKNLFIAMAHTMNPAVDTSMVHSDTSLGGRHTAAILDMTYLLRRAGNHLRWDYKYYPDDDHHSVPFIAMYDGLRFIFPHHRFPTYLYFDDSAADSLKNLVISHYKLLSKEMGYNVRPPEWFLNQMGYVNLQAKRYAKSANCFQLNIDYYPNSYNVYDSMGDYYKEVNDLPNAILSFKKALSLRGKAEIRTKLEETILAANKGQETGMPGSSH from the coding sequence ATGAAGATGAAGCTACTTATCATCCTTTTAATATTCATTCTATCCTTCACCGCCCGTGCCCAACTCATTTCTTTCGGTCAGCAGGATAGTGTATATTCAAATGTATTGAATGAAAAGCGCCCTCTCTGGATCTATTCGCCTACACCGATCGATGATACCGCTTATTTTCAGCGCGCTGAATACCCGGTGCTATATGTACTGGATGGTGATTCGCCCTTTGCCACTTTACAAACGATGATCCAGGCCCTGGCTGTCAACGAAGGCAATACTGTTTTCCCGCAGATGATCATTGTCGGCATACAAAATACGCCCGGCAACCGAACCAGAAACATGGCAGAAAAACCAGGAGACCTCAACGCTTTCTTTGAAAAAGAACTCTTCCCGTATATAGAAAAGAAATATCCTACAGCCCCCTACCGCATCCTGGTGGGGCATTCACTCGGCGGGCTATACACCACCAACACATTATTGCATCATAAAGAATTGTTCAACGCCTACATCGCCTCTGATCCCAGTTTCTGGTTTAACAATGCTGCCTTGTTAAAGGAAACACCCTCATTACTGGCACAGGACTTTTCTGAAAAGAACCTCTTTATTGCGATGGCACATACCATGAACCCGGCAGTGGATACTTCCATGGTGCATAGCGATACCAGTCTTGGTGGCCGTCATACTGCTGCAATCCTGGATATGACCTACCTCTTGCGAAGGGCAGGTAATCACCTGCGCTGGGATTACAAATACTACCCGGATGATGATCACCATTCTGTTCCTTTCATCGCCATGTATGATGGGTTGCGGTTTATATTCCCGCACCATCGTTTTCCTACCTATCTCTATTTTGATGACAGTGCTGCAGATTCTTTAAAAAATCTTGTGATCAGTCACTATAAGTTGTTGTCCAAAGAAATGGGGTACAATGTGCGGCCGCCGGAGTGGTTCCTGAACCAGATGGGCTATGTCAATCTTCAGGCAAAAAGATATGCGAAATCAGCCAACTGTTTTCAATTGAACATCGACTATTATCCCAATAGCTATAATGTATATGATAGTATGGGAGATTACTATAAGGAAGTCAATGATCTGCCAAATGCGATTTTAAGCTTCAAAAAGGCCTTATCTCTGCGTGGCAAGGCGGAGATAAGGACGAAGCTGGAAGAGACAATTCTGGCAGCAAATAAGGGGCAGGAAACGGGCATGCCAGGTTCGTCGCATTAA
- a CDS encoding DUF5689 domain-containing protein yields the protein MKKFLVYLLLILLVWGCQKSETYPGGRISPYISIYDLRNLYKSKPVTLSEDNMLGSTSIAAMVVSDHRGGNLPAGLLIVQDARRLAKLRGIAIPLGDVANNYLPGDSVIIDVQGAVLEKVAGMLELTGVSLTGIRKVSSGNAIPVNRVTTAAILANPGDYESTLAVVVKGGFDPLPAKGDVLAGDKVLNDGFGNLHLRTEDTSAIAQIGAPVSANFYGLVFVDKDNAPMLRMRTGADVTVLSSEISIAPVIITGFMSDASGGDGNYEYVQLMATRDIDFAATPFSVVITNNANASTPTGYPAKGWATGDKRSYKFNLYAGTAAKGSFFYVGGIGKKINGSKSTDISSSNWVRTFDYTTTGGDGFGTATSGLMANSGNAFGMAVFQDTVVTADTKPVDVIWVSTGGSLYTAGPPAKGYRIANTDFYDIINPITLEEQPYYRQGSNTLALSYNTADLGIFNMLGGVYNASLGKWVQARAQNNKQLTTTSAITDIEGQGATTLK from the coding sequence ATGAAGAAATTTTTAGTATACTTACTACTCATATTATTGGTCTGGGGATGTCAGAAAAGCGAGACATATCCCGGTGGCAGGATCAGCCCATATATATCGATCTACGATCTCAGGAACCTCTATAAGTCAAAACCCGTTACGCTCAGCGAAGACAATATGCTCGGCTCTACCAGTATAGCGGCCATGGTGGTGTCAGATCACCGGGGAGGCAATCTGCCTGCGGGCCTGCTCATAGTGCAGGATGCGCGGCGCCTGGCAAAACTGAGAGGGATTGCCATTCCACTCGGAGATGTGGCCAATAACTATTTACCGGGTGATTCTGTGATCATCGATGTACAGGGTGCTGTACTGGAAAAGGTAGCGGGCATGCTGGAACTGACAGGTGTATCATTGACAGGTATAAGGAAAGTGTCTTCAGGAAATGCGATTCCTGTAAACCGCGTGACAACCGCTGCCATCCTTGCAAATCCCGGTGATTACGAAAGTACCCTGGCTGTAGTTGTAAAAGGTGGTTTCGATCCTTTGCCAGCAAAAGGCGATGTATTGGCCGGCGATAAAGTATTGAATGATGGTTTTGGCAACCTGCATTTGCGTACGGAGGATACCAGTGCTATTGCACAGATTGGGGCCCCGGTAAGTGCTAACTTCTATGGGTTAGTGTTCGTAGATAAAGATAATGCACCTATGCTCAGAATGCGTACAGGTGCGGATGTGACCGTGTTAAGTTCAGAGATATCCATTGCACCGGTAATCATTACAGGTTTTATGTCAGATGCAAGTGGTGGGGATGGTAACTATGAATATGTGCAGCTGATGGCAACCAGGGATATTGATTTTGCAGCTACACCATTTTCGGTAGTGATAACAAACAATGCGAATGCCAGTACGCCTACGGGTTATCCTGCCAAAGGCTGGGCTACGGGCGATAAGCGTTCTTATAAGTTCAACCTGTACGCAGGTACTGCGGCAAAGGGTAGCTTCTTCTATGTAGGGGGGATTGGTAAAAAGATCAATGGTTCCAAATCAACAGATATCAGCAGTTCGAACTGGGTACGTACATTTGATTATACCACAACTGGTGGCGACGGCTTCGGTACTGCCACCTCTGGTTTGATGGCAAACAGCGGCAATGCCTTTGGCATGGCGGTATTCCAGGATACGGTGGTGACAGCAGACACCAAACCGGTAGATGTGATCTGGGTGTCTACAGGTGGTAGCTTATATACAGCAGGCCCCCCGGCGAAAGGCTATCGCATTGCGAATACCGACTTTTACGATATCATCAATCCGATTACACTGGAAGAACAACCGTATTACCGGCAGGGTTCCAATACCCTGGCCCTTTCATACAACACGGCGGATCTGGGTATCTTCAATATGCTGGGTGGTGTATACAATGCATCCCTGGGTAAATGGGTGCAGGCACGCGCGCAGAACAATAAACAACTGACTACTACATCAGCGATAACCGACATAGAAGGTCAGGGCGCTACAACACTTAAATAA
- a CDS encoding calcineurin-like phosphoesterase C-terminal domain-containing protein → MLNRRNFLKNVGVTGSLLALPAVITNAAPLLSGNNIDLSTISLKGKVHCEGKGLAGVPVTDGINITLTDKNGAYALQSNGTAEFVYISVPRGYAFPEEGSIAFFYHSIPKNKPSFTADFKLEKLKADDTRHTFVVWADPQMKSQKDVDQLLKESVPDLQGVIKSYPKDALIHGIGCGDLVWDEFELYHGYRRAVELCGIPFFNVIGNHDMDNEARTDDGSANTFKSHFGPTYYSYNRGEVHYIVLDDVFFLGEAKNYIGYLTEHQLQWLDQDLAQVKPGSMIVLSLHIPTYTGQARREGKKDEPGGGTVANRKKLYKMLAPYKVHIMSGHTHFNDNWEEGDIMEHNHGTVCGAWWTGPICSDGTPGGYGIYDVDGTDIKWVYKSTGLPKEKQLRIYEKGRVQTAPDEISANVWNWDKKWKVEWLEDGVNKGEMERRVSFDPWAVELYLGPELPKKHKFVEPSLTDHMFFAKPSGTAKKITVRATDRFGNVYEESI, encoded by the coding sequence ATGCTTAACAGAAGGAACTTTTTAAAGAACGTGGGCGTAACCGGGTCATTGTTAGCTTTGCCAGCGGTGATTACCAATGCAGCGCCTTTGCTGAGCGGAAACAATATTGATCTTTCCACTATCTCGCTCAAAGGTAAGGTGCATTGCGAAGGAAAAGGGCTAGCGGGAGTGCCGGTAACGGATGGCATCAATATTACCCTCACTGATAAGAACGGTGCATATGCCCTGCAATCTAACGGTACGGCGGAATTTGTATATATCAGCGTACCTCGTGGTTATGCATTTCCGGAGGAAGGGAGTATTGCGTTCTTCTATCATTCTATACCCAAAAATAAGCCTTCCTTTACGGCAGATTTCAAGCTGGAGAAATTGAAAGCAGACGATACCAGGCACACTTTTGTAGTGTGGGCAGACCCGCAGATGAAGTCGCAGAAAGATGTAGATCAGTTGCTGAAAGAATCAGTACCGGATTTACAGGGTGTGATTAAGTCTTATCCAAAAGATGCTTTGATCCATGGGATTGGTTGTGGTGACCTGGTGTGGGATGAGTTTGAATTGTATCATGGCTATCGCAGGGCAGTGGAATTGTGTGGGATCCCTTTCTTTAATGTGATCGGGAATCATGATATGGATAATGAGGCGCGCACAGACGATGGATCAGCAAATACATTTAAGTCTCATTTTGGACCTACTTATTATTCATATAACAGGGGAGAAGTTCACTACATTGTTCTGGATGATGTATTCTTCCTGGGAGAAGCAAAGAACTACATTGGCTATCTGACAGAGCACCAGCTGCAATGGCTGGATCAGGATCTGGCGCAGGTAAAGCCGGGAAGCATGATTGTATTAAGTTTGCATATACCTACCTATACCGGCCAGGCACGCAGGGAAGGAAAGAAGGATGAACCGGGTGGAGGAACAGTAGCGAACAGGAAGAAACTGTATAAAATGCTGGCGCCATACAAAGTACATATCATGAGTGGGCATACGCATTTTAATGATAACTGGGAAGAGGGAGACATCATGGAGCACAACCACGGCACCGTATGTGGTGCATGGTGGACCGGACCTATTTGCAGTGATGGTACACCGGGAGGATATGGGATCTATGATGTGGATGGTACTGACATAAAATGGGTATACAAATCAACCGGTCTGCCTAAAGAAAAGCAGTTACGTATTTATGAAAAGGGCCGTGTACAGACCGCGCCCGATGAGATTTCGGCGAATGTATGGAACTGGGATAAGAAGTGGAAAGTGGAATGGTTGGAGGATGGCGTGAATAAGGGGGAGATGGAAAGGAGGGTGTCCTTTGACCCCTGGGCAGTGGAATTGTATTTAGGCCCGGAATTACCCAAAAAGCATAAGTTCGTGGAGCCTTCACTTACGGATCATATGTTTTTTGCAAAGCCTTCAGGAACTGCAAAGAAAATAACAGTCCGCGCGACAGACCGGTTCGGAAACGTGTACGAAGAAAGTATTTAA
- a CDS encoding SusD/RagB family nutrient-binding outer membrane lipoprotein gives MMKHLAYILLLGILLGSCTKNFEETNTSPNGTPTALPQQLLAPALVSTLGYNMIRNRNFNNELMQVTVDISDSEGQVFRYDFRSTWADYLYNGLYSELTNFKDIYTTASSELNYNPSYKGISLICQSWIYSILTDTYGDIPYFQSNLAKDSGILEPRFDAQRDIYMDIFKKLDTANALLSAATKIDASGDPVYYGDVSKWRKFGNSLYLRLLLRVSAKSDSAVLKIKDIVETNKANYPIMTSNSESAILRWTGLGPYVSPYLSVREQDFRSPGIASFFIDNLAQWNDPRIDIPTYGSNGYNRWGIVPYSGSYQGVPSGYSPGDNPVKKCYFYSTSTVGAITLMTEPMTGMMMNYAELQFILAEAAAKGWISGSAETYYNTGAQNSITQWIPTWSVPVTTWLAAADIEWLNDETLEQKMEKIHKQKYYALFLTDLQQWFEYRRTGHPYLPKGTGLRNNGVMPARMTYPVYVQSTNPTNYKLAVANQGPDLINTLVWWQKP, from the coding sequence ATGATGAAGCATCTTGCATATATATTACTACTGGGGATCCTGCTGGGCTCCTGTACAAAAAACTTTGAGGAGACGAATACGAGTCCGAATGGCACACCTACTGCACTCCCGCAACAATTGCTGGCACCGGCATTGGTGAGTACGCTGGGTTATAACATGATCCGCAATCGCAATTTTAACAATGAACTGATGCAGGTTACGGTGGACATCAGTGATTCAGAAGGGCAGGTGTTCCGCTACGATTTTCGTTCTACCTGGGCAGATTACCTGTATAATGGATTGTATTCTGAGCTGACGAACTTCAAGGATATTTATACCACTGCCAGTAGTGAGTTGAACTATAATCCATCTTACAAGGGTATTTCGCTGATCTGCCAGTCATGGATCTATTCTATACTTACAGATACCTACGGCGATATTCCTTACTTCCAGTCCAACCTCGCAAAAGACAGTGGCATTTTGGAGCCGCGATTTGATGCGCAGCGCGATATCTATATGGATATCTTCAAAAAACTGGATACGGCCAATGCCCTGCTGAGTGCAGCTACTAAGATCGACGCATCCGGCGATCCGGTGTACTATGGAGATGTAAGCAAATGGAGAAAGTTCGGCAACTCATTGTACCTGCGTTTATTGCTGCGTGTCTCTGCCAAATCAGATAGTGCAGTACTTAAAATAAAAGACATTGTAGAGACCAATAAGGCGAATTATCCCATCATGACGAGCAATAGTGAATCTGCGATCCTGCGCTGGACAGGCCTGGGTCCTTACGTATCGCCCTATTTGTCCGTTCGTGAGCAGGATTTCAGGTCACCAGGTATCGCGAGCTTCTTTATTGATAACCTGGCCCAGTGGAATGATCCGCGAATTGATATCCCGACTTATGGTAGTAATGGTTATAACAGGTGGGGGATTGTACCTTATTCCGGTTCATACCAGGGTGTGCCAAGTGGTTATTCACCGGGTGATAATCCTGTGAAGAAATGCTACTTCTATTCTACTTCCACAGTGGGAGCCATCACGCTTATGACTGAGCCGATGACGGGTATGATGATGAACTATGCAGAGCTGCAATTCATCCTGGCGGAAGCTGCGGCGAAGGGCTGGATCAGTGGTTCGGCAGAAACTTATTACAATACAGGTGCCCAGAATAGTATTACACAATGGATCCCCACCTGGTCTGTGCCTGTCACTACCTGGCTGGCAGCGGCAGATATCGAGTGGCTGAATGATGAAACACTGGAACAAAAGATGGAGAAGATTCATAAGCAAAAGTACTATGCATTGTTCCTGACAGATCTGCAACAGTGGTTTGAATACCGTCGTACGGGTCATCCTTATTTACCCAAGGGTACAGGTCTGCGGAACAATGGTGTGATGCCTGCAAGAATGACTTACCCCGTGTATGTGCAGTCAACCAATCCGACCAACTACAAACTGGCGGTGGCCAACCAGGGGCCAGACCTAATCAATACACTGGTGTGGTGGCAGAAACCATAA